A DNA window from Ostrea edulis chromosome 5, xbOstEdul1.1, whole genome shotgun sequence contains the following coding sequences:
- the LOC125651207 gene encoding universal stress protein YxiE-like isoform X2: MENVHRADEDHAILLNVTDHRHSLTHGSAWMSADPKLVEHAIHEEEKKAKEMEKKLESYLIETGIEGQVVMVKGEPGPTVIKIAEEYNAAYIVTGTRGHGKIRRTILGSVSDYVMHHSPVPVLIYRN; the protein is encoded by the exons ATGGAAAATGTCCATAGAGCAGACGAAGACCACGCCATTCTCCTTAACGTAACAGATCACAGGCACAGTTTAACCCATGGAT CTGCATGGATGTCGGCTGATCCTAAGTTAGTAGAGCATGCGATTCATGAAGAGGAAAAGAAAGCCAAAGAAATGGAAAAGAAGCTCGAGAGCTACCTCATCGAAACTGGC ATCGAGGGACAGGTTGTAATGGTGAAAGGTGAACCGGGACCTACTGTAATCAAGATTGCGGAGGAATACAATGCTGCCTACATTGTGACTGGAACAAGGGGTCATGGGAAaattagaagaactattttaggAAGTGTGAGTGACTATGTGATGCATCATTCCCCGGTTCCCGTTCTTATCTATAGGAACTAG
- the LOC125651207 gene encoding universal stress protein YxiE-like isoform X1 produces the protein MANIGPNIGERRNVILAMDGSEYAEGAFMWYMENVHRADEDHAILLNVTDHRHSLTHGSAWMSADPKLVEHAIHEEEKKAKEMEKKLESYLIETGIEGQVVMVKGEPGPTVIKIAEEYNAAYIVTGTRGHGKIRRTILGSVSDYVMHHSPVPVLIYRN, from the exons ATGGCTAACATTGGGCCAAACATTGGTGAAAGAAGAAATGTTATCCTTGCTATGGACGGGAGCGAGTATGCGGAGGGAGCATTCATGT GGTACATGGAAAATGTCCATAGAGCAGACGAAGACCACGCCATTCTCCTTAACGTAACAGATCACAGGCACAGTTTAACCCATGGAT CTGCATGGATGTCGGCTGATCCTAAGTTAGTAGAGCATGCGATTCATGAAGAGGAAAAGAAAGCCAAAGAAATGGAAAAGAAGCTCGAGAGCTACCTCATCGAAACTGGC ATCGAGGGACAGGTTGTAATGGTGAAAGGTGAACCGGGACCTACTGTAATCAAGATTGCGGAGGAATACAATGCTGCCTACATTGTGACTGGAACAAGGGGTCATGGGAAaattagaagaactattttaggAAGTGTGAGTGACTATGTGATGCATCATTCCCCGGTTCCCGTTCTTATCTATAGGAACTAG